In Blautia sp. SC05B48, a single genomic region encodes these proteins:
- a CDS encoding bifunctional folylpolyglutamate synthase/dihydrofolate synthase has translation MNYEEAVAYIEDIPRFTTKNSLDHTRECLRRLGDPQEKFRVIHVAGTNGKGSTCAFITSVLREAGYSCGLFTSPHLVEINERFQINEEVIDDDTFLRAFEKVKKLSDELVAEGSYHPTYFETLLLMGMVIFAEAGVDYVTLETGLGGRLDATTAVENPAACVITSISLDHMQYLGNTVSEIAGEKAGIMVPGVPVIYDGNDSDAAGVMREHAEKLGCPYYELKREDTEIHKITKDGIRFSLKDETYGDTVFDIPFIARYQVMNAALAVKTIQVLEDQIPVSLEALKAGMAKTRWQGRMETVLPGVIVDGAHNEDGVEKFVETAEHFQKEFPLTLLFSAVDDKDYTDMIRTICTRIRFRHVIVTQVGGYRKVPVEELAEIFREDGVPEVEAIEDVPAAFERAVKEKGEDGMLFCVGSLYLVGEIKAVIRRKKL, from the coding sequence ATGAATTACGAAGAAGCAGTTGCGTATATTGAAGATATACCGAGATTTACTACTAAGAACAGCCTGGACCATACCAGAGAATGCTTAAGAAGACTTGGAGATCCGCAGGAGAAATTCCGTGTGATCCATGTGGCAGGAACCAACGGAAAGGGAAGTACCTGTGCTTTTATCACATCGGTCCTTCGGGAAGCAGGATATTCCTGCGGACTTTTTACATCTCCTCATCTGGTGGAGATCAACGAGCGTTTTCAGATCAACGAGGAAGTGATCGATGACGATACCTTCCTTCGTGCTTTTGAAAAAGTTAAAAAGCTTTCCGATGAGCTGGTTGCGGAGGGAAGCTATCATCCCACCTATTTCGAGACACTCCTTCTGATGGGAATGGTGATCTTTGCAGAAGCCGGCGTGGATTATGTAACACTGGAGACCGGTCTTGGCGGACGTCTGGATGCAACCACTGCTGTGGAGAATCCGGCAGCCTGTGTGATCACATCCATCAGCCTCGATCATATGCAGTATCTTGGAAATACAGTTTCCGAGATCGCAGGAGAGAAGGCAGGGATCATGGTGCCGGGTGTTCCGGTGATCTACGATGGAAATGATTCGGATGCGGCCGGAGTGATGCGTGAGCATGCAGAGAAGCTGGGATGTCCATATTATGAGCTGAAACGGGAGGATACAGAAATCCATAAGATCACAAAGGACGGAATCAGGTTTTCTCTTAAGGACGAGACATATGGCGATACCGTATTTGATATACCGTTTATCGCTCGTTATCAGGTTATGAATGCAGCTCTTGCGGTGAAAACCATTCAGGTACTGGAAGATCAGATCCCGGTATCTCTGGAGGCGCTGAAGGCCGGTATGGCAAAAACACGCTGGCAGGGAAGGATGGAAACGGTTCTTCCGGGTGTGATCGTGGATGGCGCACATAACGAAGACGGTGTCGAGAAGTTTGTAGAGACAGCAGAACATTTCCAGAAGGAATTTCCTCTGACTCTGCTGTTTTCCGCAGTGGATGACAAGGACTATACGGATATGATCCGCACGATCTGTACCAGGATCCGTTTCCGACATGTGATCGTCACACAGGTAGGCGGATATCGTAAAGTTCCGGTAGAAGAGCTTGCGGAGATCTTCCGTGAAGACGGAGTACCGGAAGTGGAAGCAATAGAGGATGTTCCAGCAGCTTTTGAACGGGCAGTAAAGGAAAAAGGCGAGGATGGAATGCTGTTCTGTGTAGGATCCCTTTATCTGGTCGGTGAGATCAAGGCTGTGATCAGGAGGAAAAAATTATGA